The region TAGAAGGCGTGAAAAAGGCACAGCGAATGTTAAGTTAATTCTTTAAAAAGATAAAAGATACGGGCACTTCTAAATTTCAGAAGTGCTTTTTTTTATTGTAATATGTTTGAAAATGAGTGTTTTATGTTGTTTTTTAAAATAATTCACTAAATTTATTCTACCTTAAAAATATTACTATGAAACAACAATTACTTTTCTTCTTGTTAGCTTGTGGAATATTATCTAATGCACAAGTGTTTTCCGAAAATTTTAATGGAGGCTCAATGCCTGCAGGATGGACAGTCAATAATCCAGATACGGCTTTTAACTGGGGAGTAGGAGGTCAGTCAGGTTTCGCAACTTTTCCGAGTGGTGCAGCTTTTTTTGATGATGATAATGCGGGATCCTCAAGCATTAATTCTAATGCAAGATTAGTGTCACCCGTTATTAATCTTGTTGGAGTTGCGAGTCCAAAACTGTCATTTAAATATGCTAATATGATTTATGATCTGGATTCCACGATAAAAGTAGAGGTCTTCAACGGAACTTCGTGGGTTCAGGTGTTTAGTTCTTCCGGGGATTCAGGACAGTGGGAATTGATTGGAATACGTTTATGTACACAGTTGATGCTTATGAAAATGCTGCAAATATTGATTTAACTCCTTATATAAATGCTAATTTTCAGCTAAGGTTTGTTTACAACGATGCAGGAGATTACTCCTATGGAGCTGTAATTGACGATGTAGCCATTACAAATGCCTCGTTAGCAACTTCTGATGTTTTTGTTAAAGATGAGCTACAGATTTATCCAAATCCAGTAAAAGACAATCTTTACATTAAAAATGATTTAAAATTGAATTCAAAGGTGTCTGTAGTGGATATGTCAGGGAAAATAGTGAAAATATTCGCTGGTAAATCGGAATCATACAATTTATCTGATCTTCCGAAAGGGACATACATGATTCTGATTGATGATGGTAAAGATATTGTGAAAAAGAAAATTATCAAACAATAACTAAATAAAGCTTCTGAATTTCGGGAGCTTTTTCTTTATAAGATTATTTATCCCATCATAGAGTAATAGATGTTAACAATAGATCAAATTTAAAAATTCGTGTATCAATATTGTGGAACATGAAGTAATTTTGTTCAGTCAAAATTTAATGCATGGAATTAATTGAAAAATTGAACTGGAGATTTGCAACTAAAGCAATGAACGGTCAAAAAGTACCACAGGAAAAAGTGGATAA is a window of Candidatus Chryseobacterium colombiense DNA encoding:
- a CDS encoding T9SS type A sorting domain-containing protein, giving the protein MYTVDAYENAANIDLTPYINANFQLRFVYNDAGDYSYGAVIDDVAITNASLATSDVFVKDELQIYPNPVKDNLYIKNDLKLNSKVSVVDMSGKIVKIFAGKSESYNLSDLPKGTYMILIDDGKDIVKKKIIKQ
- a CDS encoding choice-of-anchor J domain-containing protein — encoded protein: MKQQLLFFLLACGILSNAQVFSENFNGGSMPAGWTVNNPDTAFNWGVGGQSGFATFPSGAAFFDDDNAGSSSINSNARLVSPVINLVGVASPKLSFKYANMIYDLDSTIKVEVFNGTSWVQVFSSSGDSGQWELIGIRLCTQLMLMKMLQILI